From Anopheles coluzzii chromosome 3, AcolN3, whole genome shotgun sequence, the proteins below share one genomic window:
- the LOC120957667 gene encoding uncharacterized protein LOC120957667 isoform X5, which yields MRMCDSEGQQHLQQLLPPTTTSPEVMVDEEGDEDGTTTLLSLSPDCADSGIGVELDAGGRSIASVTSTGGSDDDDSLSCDCVCSCCCKCREVAIEEDGGSPSLLLSPEITFLSQQYTRLPSLQPPTPLTEPPDDRLSRVPVRNSVASSNSSSSSLSSVPRSRSTTRLEDVVMAAVKRHDDNTMAAIVRRRRRLQLRAKSGEYPLTIPESSTTTLPHDRNNKALTLCSSSSTAMMAQRSAAAASLPQGGVRTLEIKFVWYELSQDLLDKQIELLERKYGGVKARNAALTIQRAFRHYTMVKKFASITAMAKAEKRMSRRVQQQQQQSQQQQQQSDLDMMHHHLQPATALEDGQIYATEDGTMVGQQRVCATISATPPGTLHHRVTPVRSMSLRERRLDSSPIPRSQSGTASPAPVPITSWSQSPTQLVTGAATAQQQQQQYSHPHVNILHQQQAQLAGYGYTPAVSAQSHAVVMHHHPHPHQQQQYQSQYGSQDLNVSGASSGSQLDSTVSSMNLSWNSQTASTHQSPYTPHYTAAQIYMRPRGIGIGSSGGSSGSTSSAGGRKVPPEVPKRTSSITGPGGQQHTPSRSLRPNGLCKTAENGSLSSVQSSGSDSSASAAGVGIEMIGGGGGGGSSDRSSSPQWKRKGPGSSQSGSITLLPAQSPDHMLLSATDGTTVVGGAAGRSIHSTVATATATATAASGAATGSSANVTITSIESECLSSHTSAAQYSMMEQHDQIVHTPTSYKVSETIRKRQYRVGLNLFNKKPERGITYLIRKGFLENTPQGVARFLITRKGLSRQMIGEYLGNLQNQFNMAVLDCFAGELDLSGMQVDVALRKFQGYFRMPGEAQKIERLMEVFSARYCQCNSDIVARLRSHDTVFVLAFAIIMLNTDLHTPNLKPERRMRCDDFVKNLRGIDDCHDIDRDMLNGIYERVKANEFKPGSDHVTQVMKVQATIVGKKPNLALPHRRLVCYCRLYEIPDINKKERPGVHQREVFLFNDLLVITKIFSKKKSSVTYTFRNSYTLCGMVVTLLDVPNYQFCIRLSQKVDGKVLVTFNARNEHDRCKFAEDLRESISEMDEMETLRIEAELERQKSARGGTRTTNSENRDSGVADVEVCAGPYPGAGVPGGLVPGGVGGVSPNECGLAHTHSEAQLKRSALSNSLLDMHEQFGNEKPQRRGSVGSLDSGMSISFQSTSASTGSRSDIKVRMLPHSNTSGQIIMHAGQHPAALMGAIYHQQIHHHQQHHHSQQQQQQHHHPVVGQSSTTGGGVIVSVGQPGSSQQQQQLHHHPGGQPTTGVQQQHQAASAMNNNGMAMVGGTSTTSIGNPNNSLSTQSGAIHRRERKPSRTEDAATVAALALAASAGVSSAMAVASSSSSSSATGGGGPNSSSNSTATGGNYGRSTEV from the exons ATGAGGATGTGCGACAGCGAAGGGCAGCAGCACCTCCAACAATTGCTGCCACCAACCACCACTTCGCCGGAAGTAATGGTCGATGAAGAAGGTGATGAGGATGGTACGACGACCCTGCTCTCCCTTTCGCCCGACTGTGCCGACAGTGGGATCGGTGTAGAGCTGGACGCTGGTGGGCGTTCGATCGCAAGTGTCACCTCAACCGGTGGAAGTGACGACGATGATAGTCTTTCGTGCGATTGTGTGTGCTCGTGCTGCTGTAAGTGTCGGGAGGTGGCCATCGAAGAGGATGGTGGGTCGCCATCACTACTGCTGTCGCCGGAGATCACGTTCTTGTCACAGCAGTACACCCGGCTACCTTCACTGCAACCTCCAACGCCACTGACGGAACCGCCTGACGATCGTTTGAGTCGCGTCCCTGTCAGAAATAGTGTCGCTAgcagtaatagtagtagtagtagtcttAGTAGTGTACCACGATCACGCTCCACGACGCGTCTAGAGGACGTGGTAATGGCCGCCGTGAAGCGTCACGATGACAACACGATGGCGGCGATCGTGCGGCGTCGGCGTCGCCTGCAGCTGCGCGCCAAATCTGGCGAATATCCGCTCACCATCCCGGAATCATCCACCACCACGCTGCCGCACGATCGTAACAACAAAGCGCTGACGCTTTGTTCTAGCAGCTCCACCGCCATGATGGCACAGAgatcagcggcagcagcatcactgCCACAAGGCGGCGTTCGTACGTTGGAGATAAAATTCGTATG GTATGAGCTGTCGCAGGACCTGCTGGACAAGCAGATCGAACTGTTGGAGCGCAAGTACGGCGGTGTGAAGGCACGAAACGCGGCCCTGACGATTCAGCGCGCCTTCCGCCACTACACGATGGTGAAGAAGTTCGCCTCGATCACGGCGATGGCCAAGGCGGAGAAGCGCATGAGCCGTcgggtgcagcagcagcagcagcagtcgcagcagcagcagcaacagagcGACCTGGACATGATGCACCATCATCTGCAGCCGGCGACGGCCCTGGAGGATGGACAGATATACGCCACCGAGGACGGTACGATGGTCGGCCAGCAGCGTGTCTGTGCGAC CATCTCCGCGACACCACCGGGCACGCTGCACCATCGCGTGACGCCCGTCCGGTCGATGTCGCTGCGCGAGCGCCGTCTCGATTCGAGCCCCATCCCACGCAGTCAGTCCGGTACCGCATCACCCGCTCCCGTCCCGATCACCTCCTGGAGCCAAAGCCCGACCCAGCTCGTAACGGGTGCCGCCAcagcccagcagcagcagcagcagtactcCCATCCGCATGTAAATATacttcaccagcagcaggcccAGCTGGCCGGGTACGGCTACACCCCGGCCGTGTCCGCCCAGTCCCACGCGGTGGTGATGCATCATCACCCGCAcccgcaccagcagcaacagtaccAAAGCCAGTATGGATCGCAGGATTTGAATGTGAGCGGCGCTAGCAGCGGCTCCCAGCTCGACTCGACCGTCTCGTCGATGAACCTGTCCTGGAACTCGCAGACGGCCAGCACGCACCAAAGCCCGTACACGCCGCACTACACCGCCGCCCAGATCTACATGCGTCCGCGCGGTATCGGCATCGGCAGCtcgggcggcagcagcggcagcacgtCCAGTGCCGGCGGTCGCAAGGTACCGCCGGAGGTGCCGAAACGGACGAGCAGTATTACCGGGCCGGGTGGTCAGCAGCACACGCCAAGTCGCTCGCTGCGCCCCAACGGACTGTGCAAGACGGCCGAAAATGGAAGCCTCAGCTCGGTGCAGTCGTCGGGCAGTGATTCTTCCGCCTCGGCTGCCGGGGTCGGTATTGAGATGATAGGTgggggcggtggtggcggttcGTCGGACCGTTCCAGCTCGCCCCAGTGGAAGCGGAAGGGTCCAGGCAGCAGCCAGAGCGGCAGCATCACGCTGCTGCCGGCCCAGTCGCCCGATCACATGCTGCTGAGTGCAACGGACGGTACAACTGTCGTTGGTGGCGCTGCTGGACGCTCCATCCACTCGACAGTGGCGACGGCCACGGCAACGGCCACCGCTGCTAGCGGAGCGGCGACGGGAAGCAGTGCCAACGTGACGATCACCAGCATCGAGAGCGAGTGCCTGAGCTCGCACACCAGCGCCGCCCAGTACTCGATGATGGAGCAGCACGACCAGATAGTGCACACGCCCACCTCGTACAAAGTGTCGGAAACGATTCGCAAGCGCCAGTACCGGGTCGGGCTGAACCTGTTCAACAAGAAGCCCGAGCGCGGCATCACCTATCTCATACGCAAGGGCTTCCTGGAGAATACGCCCCAGGGCGTGGCCCGGTTCCTGATCACGCGCAAGGGTCTCTCGCGCCAGATGATTGGCGAGTATCTGGGCAATCTGCAGAACCAGTTCAACATGGCCGTGCTGGACTGCTTCGCCGGCGAGCTAGATCTGTCCGGCATGCAGGTGGACGTGGCGCTGCGCAAATTCCAGGGCTACTTCCGCATGCCGGGCGAGGCGCAAAAGATCGAGCGGCTGATGGAGGTATTTTCGGCCCGGTACTGCCAGTGCAACAGTGACATTGTGGCGCGGCTCCGCTCGCACGATACGGTGTTTGTGCTGGCGTTCGCCATCATCATGCTCAACACCGATCTGCACACGCCGAATCTGAAGCCGGAGCGGCGCATGCGGTGCGACGATTTTGTGAAGAATCTGCGCGGCATCGACGACTGTCACGACATCGATCGGGACATGCTGAACGGCATCTACGAGCGGGTGAAGGCGAACGAGTTCAAGCCGGGATCGGACCACGTGACGCAGGTGATGAAGGTGCAGGCGACGATCGTGGGCAAGAAGCCGAACCTGGCGCTGCCGCACCGCCGGCTCGTCTGCTACTGCCGGCTGTACGAGATACCGGACATCAACAAGAAGGAGCGGCCGGGCGTGCACCAGCGCGAGGTGTTCCTGTTCAACGATCTGCTCGTGATCACCAAGATCTTTAGCAAGAAGAAGTCGTCGGTGACGTACACGTTCCGCAACAGCTACACGCTGTGCGGAATGGTCGTTACGCTGCTGGATGTACCGA aCTATCAGTTCTGCATTCGACTATCGCAGAAGGTGGACGGCAAGGTGCTGGTAACGTTCAACGCCCGCAACGAGCACGACCGCTGCAAGTTTGCCGAGGATTTGCGCGAATCGAtcagcgagatggacgagatgGAAACGCTGCGCATCGAGGCGGAGCTGGAGCGGCAAAAGTCAGCCCGCGGCGGCACGCGCACCACGAACAGTGAGAACCGGGACAGTGGCGTCGCGGACGTGGAGGTTTGCGCCGGACCGTATCCGGGTGCAGGCGTCCCGGGCGGACTGGTGCCGGGCGGGGTCGGTGGCGTATCGCCCAACGAGTGCGGGCTGGCCCACACGCACAGCGAGGCGCAGCTGAAGCGTAGCGCTCTCAGCAACTCGCTGCTCGATATGCACGAACAAT TTGGCAATGAAAAGCCGCAACGGCGCGGCAGCGTCGGCTCATTAGATAGTGGAATGTCGATCTCATTTCAATCCACCTCCGCAAGCACTGGCTCACGTAGCGATATCAAAGTACGAATGCTGCCTCACAGCAACACCTCCGGTCAGATAATTATGCATGCCGGGCAGCATCCCGCTGCCCTCATGGGTGCCATCTATCATCAGCAAATTCATCACCatcaacagcaccaccactcgcagcagcagcagcagcagcatcatcatccggTGGTTGGCCAAAGCAGCACCACTGGCGGCGGAGTGATCGTTTCGGTGGGTCAACCGGGATCctcccaacagcagcagcaactgcatCACCACCCTGGTGGGCAACCTACGACAGGagtacagcagcaacatcaggcAGCTTCAGCGATGAACAACAACGGTATGGCGATGGTCGGCGGTACGAGCACTACCAGTATCGGCAACCCGAACAACAGCCTCAGCACACAGAGTGGAGCTATCCACCGGCGCGAGCGGAAACCCTCCCGTACCGAAGATGCCGCTACGGTAGCggcactggcactggcagCCAGTGCGGGAGTCTCTAGCGCCATGGCcgtggccagcagcagcagcagcagcagcgctactggtggtggtggcccgaacagcagcagcaacagcacggcCACGGGCGGGAACTATGGCCGGTCGACGGAGGTCTAA